From the Thermoanaerobaculia bacterium genome, the window ATCGCCCGAGTCATCGCGCGATCTTATCCGCTCGCCCGCGATACGATCCGAGGGGTGAACGTCATCGGCGTGATTCCGTCCCGGCTCGCCTCGACGCGCCTCCCCCGCAAGCCTCTGGCGCTGATCGCGGGGAAAGCCATGGTCGAGCGCGTGTGGGAAGGGGCGCGCGAATGCGCCGGGCTCTCCCGGCTCCTCGTCGCGACCGACGCGCCCGAGATTCTCGAGTACTGCCGCGCGCGCGGAATCGACGCGGAGATGACCTCCTCGCAGCACGTCTCGGGCACCGATCGGATCCGCGAGATCGCGGCGCGCTTCCCCGCGGACGTGTACGTCAACGTCCAGGGCGACGAGCCGATGGTGACCGGAGCGCACGTCGACGCCCTCCTGCGGCCGTTCGGGCGCTCCGAGGTGGCGATCTCGACGCTCGCGCTCCCGGTTCCGCCGGACGCCGTTTCCGACCCCAACACGGTCAAGGTGGTGACCCGGCTCGACGGCCGCGCCCTCTACTTTTCGCGTTCGGCGATCCCCTTCGACCGCGACGGGAGCGGGCCCGAGTACCGCAAGCATCTCGGCTTCTACGCGTACCGCCGGGACGCGCTCGAACGATTCGCTTCGCTCCGTCCGTCTCCGCTCGAGCTCGCGGAGCGGCTCGAGCAGCTGCGGTTCCTCGAGAACGGGATCGACATCCACGTCGCCGAGGCGCCGTCGGACACCTGGAGCGTGGACACCGCGGAGGACCTCGCGCGCGTCGAGCGGCATTTTCGCGGACGCTGAGCGAGGACCCGGCCGCCTCGACGTAACCCGCTGAAAAGCTTAGCTTTGTAGTTCCTGCAATGCGGGAAGCACCCTCTTTTCGGCACCGGGCTTGCTCCCCTTAACCCCGGAAGGGCAAACGCCCGGCCGGTCCGCCGCAGGACCGGAAATGCTGATGTCCCGCAAAGGAGGGAACCCGATGAAAAGAACCAGACTGCTTCTTCTGCTCGGCGCCGCCGTCGGCGTCTGCGCGTTGGGACGCGCCCAGGCTCAGAACGACCTGCCCGCCGGAACTCCGTCCGATGAATCCGCACCCGGGACGACGACGACCACCACCACCACGTATCGCGGCTCGGTCGTCCGGATGGAGCCGGGGCATGTGATCGTCCTGCGCGATCACGGCCGCGAAGTCAGCTTCATCCTGACGCCGACGGTCGAAGTTCCCAGCGACGTCGCGGTCGGACGGGTCGTCACGCTGACGACCGAGCCGGGAACGACCACGGTGTCCCGCATCGTCACCAACGACATGGACTCCGAAGGCCGGCCTCGCCAGACCACGGAGACCCGGCGAATGGACGATCAGGGCAACCTGACGACCACCCGGGAGACGACGACCTACGGGACGGTCAGCGCGTACGAGCCCGGGAAGTCGATCACGATCGAAGGTCGCCACGGAAAGAAAGTGACTTACATCATGACCGACTCCTCGCAGGCGCCGAGCTCGATCCGGATCGGAAAGAAGGTCCGGATCTACACGGTTCCGGTGCGTTCGAGCGAGCAGCCCGTGGTCAAGCGCATCACGGTCACCGAAACCACGACCCCGCCCGAAGAGCAATAGCCGCGCACCCGGTCGCGGATCGGACGCCCGCCGCGAGGCGGGCGTTTTTTCGTTCGTGCCAGAATCCTCGGGATGCGCGAACGTCGGCGGGCGATGAGTTCGGGGGCCTCGGCCGGGGCGGCCGATCCTCTTCGGCGATGACCGAGCATCGGCGCCGACGTCGGCCCCTGCACCTCGCCATCCGGGACTGGCCGGGCGCGGTGCGCATCGCGCTCGCCATCGTCTGTCTTCTCGTCGGTCTCGCCGGCGTCGTGCTCCCGATCCTTCCGGGCTGGCCGTTTCTGTTCGTCGGCCTCGCGATCCTGACGACCATCTTTCCCGGACTGCGCCGATTCTGGCGCGCTCGGATGCGCCAGCACCCGAAGCTGCGACGGGCCCTGAAGAAGGTTCAGACGAAGAAACCGAACGCGAGGTGACACCGGCGAGACCGGCTCGCCCCGCCGCCGGAGGCTCGGACGGACCTCGCCGCGCCGGCTACTTCAGAAGAAATGCTTCCATCGGCTCCCACTTCTCCTTCCAGGCGTGCGGCACGAGCTGCTCCGTCACGACCGGCGGGAGCTTCGCGGCCATGAGGGCGCGGTCCGCGGGCTCGAGATTGTGGAGAAGGAAGGGAACGACGAGGTAATCGGGGCCCGCGTTCCTCTGCGCATGCGCCGCGAGGGCCTTGCCGAGCTCTCCCTGTTCCTCGCCCGACATCGCGGCGTCGAGCGCTTCCCCGGTGAAGTGCTCCTCTTCGACGGCGATGTGGGAGTGCCACAGCTGGTCGATACGATCGAGCGCGCCGAGGAGCCGGCCCAGCCAGATCGATGCCGGATGGCCGCTCAGCGCGCTCTCCACGGCGTCGTCCGCCGCCGAAAGCGCCGGCAGGAGGTGCCGGTGATCACGATCGAGACGATCGTAGGGAGCCTGCGGGATCCGCTCGCGAAACCGGGGAAACGCGAGCTGGTCCTCGGCGCCGTGATGGGCGTGGAGAGTGGCGAGGAGCGCCCGCGCGAAGGACACGTACCCTTCGCGGGTTCTCGCGTCCGGAAAATCCGTCCGCGCGAAGGCGGAGCCCCGCTCGCGGGCGACGGAGAGAGCGCGCGTGATGATTCTGTGGATTCGCAGAAGATCGTCGGCGAGTTTGTCGCTCATGGGGAGCGCTTTTTAACGGAAACCGGCGGGCCAGTTCAAGAGCCCGCTCCGTTTGCGCGATTCGATCGGATTGCGGGCCGCGCGCCCGCCACGCGGCGCGAAGCCTCCCCGACACCCGGAGCGAAGTGGTTGTCGCGCGGCGGAGGCTGAGCGGGGCAGGACGACCCTCGAGCGAGGCGCGAATCGATCTTCCTGATCTGTGAGCTCGGTGATGCGCCGAGCGGTCAAGGCGCGGCGCGGAAGAGATGCCATCGGCATGCCGGGGTCGTCGGCCCGCTCCGCGGGCCGCCGCCACCGATATCCCGGAGCTAATCCATCTGGCGCCGGAGCACCGTCGGGATGTCGAAATCCTCCCGCGCGGACGCGTTCGGGCCGAACCCCGTCGGATCGTCGCTCCGCATGAAATGCGAGCGCTTCGCCGGCTGGGGCTCCGGCTCGTCCTCCAGATCGGCGAGCGCCTTGGGGCGGTCGTGCTCGGAGTCGAAGCCGGTCGCGATCACCGTCACCTTGACGGAGCCCGCCATCCGTTCGTCGGTGACGCACCCGAAGATGATCTCCGCGTCCGGGTCGGCGGCGCGCTGGATGATCTCGGCGGCCTCGTTCATCTCGTAGAGCGTCATGTCGGGTCCGCCCGTGATGTTCATCAGCACGCCGCGGGCGCCGTCGATCGAGGCGTCTTCGAGGAGCGGCGACGAGATCGCCGCCTGGGCCGCCGCGACGGCACGGTTCTCGCCCGACGCGACGCCGGTTCCCATCAGGGCGCGTCCCATGTCGGACATGATCTTCTTGACATCCGCGAAATCGAGATTGATCTCGCCGGGCGACGTGATGAGGTCGGAGATCCCCTGGATCGCCTGGC encodes:
- the kdsB gene encoding 3-deoxy-manno-octulosonate cytidylyltransferase yields the protein MNVIGVIPSRLASTRLPRKPLALIAGKAMVERVWEGARECAGLSRLLVATDAPEILEYCRARGIDAEMTSSQHVSGTDRIREIAARFPADVYVNVQGDEPMVTGAHVDALLRPFGRSEVAISTLALPVPPDAVSDPNTVKVVTRLDGRALYFSRSAIPFDRDGSGPEYRKHLGFYAYRRDALERFASLRPSPLELAERLEQLRFLENGIDIHVAEAPSDTWSVDTAEDLARVERHFRGR
- a CDS encoding hemerythrin domain-containing protein — protein: MSDKLADDLLRIHRIITRALSVARERGSAFARTDFPDARTREGYVSFARALLATLHAHHGAEDQLAFPRFRERIPQAPYDRLDRDHRHLLPALSAADDAVESALSGHPASIWLGRLLGALDRIDQLWHSHIAVEEEHFTGEALDAAMSGEEQGELGKALAAHAQRNAGPDYLVVPFLLHNLEPADRALMAAKLPPVVTEQLVPHAWKEKWEPMEAFLLK